One window of the Shewanella khirikhana genome contains the following:
- a CDS encoding alpha/beta fold hydrolase: MPSYHALPQMLATKLEFELPLNYKAPDQGHIKVFARSVVRKDKQDANLPWLVYFQGGPGFAAQRPVSHSGWMKRALEEYRVLLLDQRGTGLSTPVNYASLAHLSASEQADYLSHFRADNIVRDAEAIRKQLSPDAPWTILGQSFGGFCVLRYLSAAPEGLKEAYITGGIPPLGRSADEVYRATYKRVKQKNLEFHRRFPDAAGLLKKLHQHLLAQEVLLPGGQRLEPKMLQLLGIHLGMEDGPEGVYYLLEQALMHTASGVKVNPLFTERFIHMLDYNTNPLFSLLHEAIYCQKQASRWAAHRIRTEYSEFDAPSGAPMLLTGEMIYPWMFDCFDNLKPLKECAELLAAKDDWPMLYDIDQLAQNKVPVAAAIYSEDMFVEMDYSLETARKVANLKYWLTSEYEHNGIRMDGERILSRLIALNRTEILR, translated from the coding sequence ATGCCGTCATATCACGCCCTGCCCCAGATGCTCGCCACCAAACTGGAGTTCGAGCTGCCGCTTAATTATAAGGCGCCGGATCAAGGCCATATCAAGGTGTTTGCCCGCAGCGTGGTTCGTAAAGACAAGCAAGACGCCAACCTGCCATGGTTGGTGTATTTTCAGGGTGGCCCAGGCTTTGCTGCCCAGCGGCCTGTGAGCCACAGCGGCTGGATGAAGCGGGCGCTGGAGGAGTATAGGGTGCTTCTGCTCGACCAAAGGGGCACAGGGCTGTCAACACCTGTGAATTACGCCAGCCTCGCGCACCTGTCTGCCAGCGAGCAAGCCGACTACTTAAGCCATTTTCGGGCCGACAACATAGTGCGGGACGCCGAGGCTATCCGTAAACAACTGAGCCCGGACGCACCCTGGACTATCCTTGGCCAGAGCTTTGGGGGCTTTTGCGTACTGCGCTACCTGTCCGCCGCCCCGGAAGGGTTGAAAGAAGCCTATATCACCGGAGGGATCCCGCCACTTGGCCGCAGCGCCGATGAGGTGTACCGCGCCACTTATAAGCGGGTTAAACAGAAAAACCTTGAGTTTCATCGCCGCTTCCCGGATGCCGCCGGGTTGCTTAAAAAGCTGCACCAGCATTTGCTGGCACAAGAAGTGCTGCTGCCGGGCGGACAGCGACTTGAGCCAAAAATGTTGCAGCTGCTTGGGATCCATCTGGGGATGGAAGACGGGCCAGAGGGCGTGTATTACCTGCTGGAGCAGGCCTTGATGCACACAGCTTCAGGGGTGAAGGTAAATCCGCTTTTCACCGAACGCTTTATACACATGCTGGACTACAACACCAATCCGTTGTTTTCGCTGCTGCACGAAGCCATTTACTGCCAAAAGCAGGCATCGCGCTGGGCCGCCCATCGTATTCGTACCGAGTACTCAGAGTTTGATGCTCCTTCAGGTGCGCCTATGCTGCTTACCGGCGAGATGATTTACCCCTGGATGTTTGACTGTTTCGACAACCTCAAACCACTCAAGGAATGCGCCGAATTGCTGGCGGCCAAAGACGACTGGCCCATGTTGTACGACATCGACCAGCTCGCCCAAAACAAGGTGCCGGTTGCCGCCGCCATCTACAGTGAAGATATGTTTGTGGAAATGGATTACAGCCTGGAGACAGCCCGCAAGGTGGCCAACCTCAAATACTGGCTCACATCGGAATACGAGCACAACGGTATTCGTATGGATGGTGAGCGGATTTTGAGCAGACTTATCGCCCTCAATCGCACAGAGATATTGCGATAA
- a CDS encoding DUF4250 domain-containing protein, with amino-acid sequence MEIRNPEQLSPEILLGIVNEKLRLNCPDKQALLYELGLEEQTLDNKLQGFEYDALSNQYRSR; translated from the coding sequence ATGGAAATTCGTAATCCTGAGCAGCTGAGCCCGGAAATTCTGCTGGGCATAGTGAACGAAAAGCTGCGCCTCAACTGCCCTGACAAGCAGGCTCTGCTGTACGAGCTTGGCCTCGAAGAGCAGACCCTCGACAATAAACTGCAAGGGTTCGAGTACGACGCGCTCAGCAATCAGTATCGCAGCCGCTGA
- a CDS encoding DNA topoisomerase III, with protein sequence MILYIAEKPSLGRAIADVLPKPHKKGDGYIELGNGDCVTWCIGHLLEQAEPDAYSPEFKQWQLAHLPIIPQEWQLTPRSSAKSQLAVVKRLIKQASSLVHAGDPDREGQLLVDEVLSHAKVPVAKLAATKRLLISDLNPDAVRRALGQMRSNKEFVPLATSALARSRADWLYGLNMTRAYTLQGRKVGYSGVLSVGRVQTPLLGLVVRRDQEIDHFTPKDHFEVLAHLVTEKGEHFSAKWQPSEACQPYMDEEGRVLSRRLAETVVSRIGGKPALVTDVSNKDKKLAPPLLYSLSALQIDCAKRFGMSAKEVLDTAQSLYERHKLITYPRSDSRHLPKEQLQLVPDVTAAVMANAPELTQGVPEPDLRLVSKAWDDSKVDAHHAIVPTGKRMALASLSLRERQLYQHIARQYLAQFYPHRLMSDSQINLTIDGGSFVAKASVERAPGWRVLFQGGAKDADEGPDDASQKTPLPVLKKGDTAQCHHGELLAKQTQPPKHFTDATLLSAMTGIARYVSSAEIKKILKDTDGLGTEATRAGIIELLFKRGFLARQGKSIVSTPAGRGLIASLPEVATTADMTALWERQLNDICQKQLSYRGFMQPLITELHGLIQAAASTLPVALSGVKSDSKPFKRTAKKGGYRKGAPRRTAAKGTSTKSTSAKIASPKNTSAKPGSSAGTKSSSKRGAQA encoded by the coding sequence ATGATCCTGTATATCGCCGAAAAACCCAGTTTGGGCCGCGCCATCGCCGATGTATTACCCAAGCCCCATAAAAAGGGGGATGGCTACATTGAGCTTGGCAATGGCGACTGCGTGACCTGGTGTATTGGTCATCTGCTGGAGCAGGCCGAGCCGGATGCCTATTCTCCCGAGTTTAAACAGTGGCAGCTGGCCCATTTACCGATTATTCCCCAAGAGTGGCAGCTCACGCCCAGAAGCTCGGCCAAATCCCAGCTGGCGGTGGTAAAACGCCTGATCAAGCAGGCCAGCAGCCTGGTTCATGCCGGCGATCCGGATCGCGAAGGGCAGTTACTGGTGGATGAAGTGCTATCCCATGCCAAGGTGCCGGTTGCCAAACTCGCAGCCACCAAGCGTCTGCTCATTTCCGACCTTAACCCCGACGCGGTGCGCCGGGCACTCGGGCAAATGCGCAGCAATAAAGAGTTTGTCCCACTCGCCACCTCGGCACTGGCCCGTAGCAGGGCTGACTGGCTGTATGGCCTGAATATGACCCGTGCTTACACCTTGCAAGGGCGCAAAGTGGGCTACAGCGGCGTATTGTCGGTCGGGCGGGTACAGACGCCGCTGTTGGGATTGGTAGTTCGTCGCGACCAAGAGATTGACCATTTCACCCCAAAAGATCATTTCGAGGTGCTTGCCCATCTGGTGACGGAAAAAGGCGAGCACTTCAGCGCCAAATGGCAGCCCAGCGAGGCCTGCCAGCCCTATATGGATGAAGAGGGCCGGGTGCTTTCCCGTCGCCTTGCCGAAACTGTGGTGAGCCGTATTGGCGGCAAGCCAGCGCTCGTCACCGACGTCAGCAATAAAGACAAGAAGCTCGCGCCGCCTTTGCTTTATAGCCTGTCAGCGTTGCAGATTGATTGCGCCAAACGCTTTGGCATGAGTGCAAAAGAGGTACTGGATACGGCCCAGAGTCTTTATGAGCGCCATAAGCTTATTACCTACCCACGCTCTGATAGCCGCCATTTGCCCAAAGAACAGCTGCAACTGGTTCCTGACGTTACGGCGGCTGTGATGGCCAATGCGCCGGAACTGACCCAGGGCGTGCCGGAGCCAGACTTACGGCTGGTATCCAAAGCCTGGGATGATTCCAAGGTGGATGCGCACCATGCGATTGTACCTACCGGCAAGCGCATGGCTCTGGCGAGTCTGAGTCTGCGCGAGCGCCAGCTTTATCAGCATATCGCCAGGCAGTATCTGGCGCAGTTTTACCCCCACAGACTGATGTCTGACAGCCAAATCAACCTCACAATCGACGGCGGCAGTTTTGTTGCCAAAGCCTCGGTAGAGCGCGCCCCCGGCTGGCGGGTGCTGTTTCAGGGCGGCGCCAAAGACGCAGATGAAGGGCCTGATGATGCCAGTCAGAAAACGCCACTGCCGGTGCTGAAAAAGGGCGATACCGCCCAATGCCACCATGGGGAACTACTGGCAAAGCAAACCCAGCCGCCAAAACACTTTACCGACGCAACCTTGCTTAGCGCCATGACGGGGATTGCCCGGTACGTAAGCTCTGCAGAGATTAAGAAAATCCTCAAGGACACCGACGGCCTCGGCACAGAAGCCACCCGCGCCGGGATCATTGAGCTGCTGTTTAAACGGGGCTTTTTGGCAAGGCAGGGGAAGAGTATTGTATCAACGCCCGCCGGGCGCGGCTTGATAGCCAGCCTGCCGGAGGTGGCCACTACCGCGGACATGACGGCGCTGTGGGAGCGTCAGCTCAATGATATTTGCCAGAAGCAGCTTTCCTACCGTGGCTTTATGCAGCCACTTATCACTGAGCTGCATGGACTCATTCAGGCGGCAGCTTCGACCTTGCCGGTGGCTCTAAGCGGAGTTAAGTCAGATAGCAAGCCATTCAAACGGACGGCCAAAAAAGGCGGTTATCGCAAAGGGGCGCCGCGGCGCACAGCAGCAAAGGGCACATCAACTAAGAGCACATCAGCCAAGATAGCATCACCTAAGAACACTTCGGCAAAGCCCGGTTCCAGTGCCGGTACCAAGTCATCATCCAAGCGCGGTGCTCAGGCCTAA
- the purF gene encoding amidophosphoribosyltransferase has product MCGIVGIVGHSSVNQTIYDALTVLQHRGQDAAGIVTVDNDAFRLRKANGLVRDVFEPKHMQRLQGNAGIGHVRYPTAGSSSSSEAQPFYVNSPFGISLAHNGNLTNTQELAARLKQQRRHVNTTSDSEILLNLLADELQQVQSEHLSADQVFDAVAKVHAQTRGAYAVTAMIVNEGLVAFRDPNGIRPLVLGKHETAKGTEYMVASESVALDAVGFEVMRDVAPGEAVYITLDGQLFTRQCAETPVYSPCIFEFVYFARPDSTIDKVSVYASRVNMGAKLGEKIKKEWFDNDIDVVIPIPETSCDIALEIARVMDLPYRQGFVKNRYIGRTFIMPGQQERKKSVRRKLNAINAEFKGKNVLLVDDSIVRGTTSEQIIEMAREAGAKKVYFASAAPEIRFPNVYGIDMPTSNELIAHGRDVDEIAKLIGADGIIFQDLTDLVEAVRMENPEIKRFETSVFDGDYITGDVTQGYLDHLTQMRNDDAKANRNRDIGTNLELHNVGHP; this is encoded by the coding sequence ATGTGTGGTATCGTCGGAATCGTTGGCCATTCCTCGGTTAATCAGACCATCTATGACGCACTGACAGTGCTGCAACATCGTGGTCAGGATGCAGCCGGAATTGTCACAGTAGACAATGATGCATTCAGGCTCAGAAAGGCTAATGGCCTGGTGCGTGATGTGTTTGAGCCCAAACATATGCAGCGCCTGCAGGGCAACGCCGGTATCGGGCATGTGCGTTATCCCACCGCCGGTAGCTCAAGCTCCTCTGAAGCCCAACCTTTCTATGTAAACTCTCCTTTCGGTATTTCTCTGGCTCACAACGGTAACCTGACCAACACTCAGGAACTGGCTGCCCGCCTGAAGCAGCAACGTCGCCATGTGAACACTACCTCTGACTCGGAAATCCTGCTGAACCTGCTGGCCGACGAGCTGCAGCAGGTGCAGTCTGAGCACCTGAGCGCCGATCAGGTATTCGATGCCGTGGCCAAGGTGCACGCCCAAACCCGCGGTGCTTATGCTGTGACCGCCATGATTGTGAACGAAGGTCTGGTGGCGTTTCGCGACCCCAATGGCATTCGTCCGCTGGTGCTGGGTAAGCATGAAACCGCCAAGGGCACCGAGTACATGGTGGCCTCTGAGAGTGTGGCGCTGGACGCCGTTGGCTTTGAGGTGATGCGCGATGTAGCGCCTGGCGAAGCTGTGTATATCACCCTCGATGGTCAGCTGTTTACCCGCCAGTGCGCCGAAACGCCGGTGTATTCGCCCTGTATCTTTGAGTTTGTGTACTTTGCCCGTCCAGACTCCACCATCGACAAGGTCTCTGTTTACGCCAGCCGCGTTAACATGGGCGCCAAGCTCGGTGAGAAAATCAAGAAAGAGTGGTTCGATAACGACATCGACGTGGTGATCCCTATCCCTGAGACTTCCTGCGATATCGCGCTGGAAATCGCCCGGGTGATGGATCTGCCGTATCGTCAGGGCTTCGTGAAGAACCGCTATATCGGCCGTACCTTTATCATGCCCGGCCAGCAGGAGCGTAAGAAGTCGGTTCGCCGTAAACTGAACGCCATCAATGCTGAATTTAAGGGCAAGAACGTGCTGCTGGTGGATGACTCCATTGTGCGTGGCACCACCTCTGAGCAAATCATCGAAATGGCCCGTGAAGCCGGTGCCAAGAAGGTGTACTTTGCCTCAGCCGCCCCTGAAATCCGTTTCCCCAACGTTTATGGCATCGACATGCCGACCTCGAATGAGTTGATTGCCCATGGCCGTGACGTTGATGAAATTGCCAAGCTGATTGGAGCCGATGGCATCATCTTCCAGGATCTGACCGATCTGGTGGAAGCCGTGCGGATGGAAAACCCGGAAATCAAGCGTTTCGAGACGTCGGTATTCGATGGCGACTACATCACAGGTGACGTGACCCAGGGTTACCTGGATCACCTGACCCAAATGCGCAATGACGATGCCAAGGCTAATCGCAACCGCGATATCGGCACCAACCTCGAGCTGCACAACGTCGGTCACCCTTAA
- a CDS encoding CvpA family protein produces the protein MVWIDYAIIFVIGLSTVISLIRGFAKEAMSLLVWFAAFFVASQFYEDLAVHLTQMQDEMLRNGVAIAILFVTTLILGALVNYILGQLVAKTGLSGTDRLLGLCFGALRGALIVSALLFFMDAFTGAPNTVWWKESRLVPEFGVVIQWFFHYLENTSSFVPKL, from the coding sequence ATGGTTTGGATTGATTACGCCATTATTTTTGTCATCGGACTGTCCACCGTTATCAGTCTGATCCGCGGCTTCGCTAAAGAAGCCATGTCCCTGCTGGTGTGGTTCGCCGCCTTTTTTGTCGCCAGCCAATTCTATGAAGATCTCGCCGTTCACCTGACACAGATGCAGGATGAAATGCTCCGTAACGGCGTTGCCATTGCTATTCTTTTTGTGACCACCCTGATTTTGGGCGCCCTGGTGAACTACATCCTCGGGCAGCTGGTGGCTAAGACCGGATTATCGGGTACCGACAGACTATTAGGTCTGTGTTTCGGTGCCCTGCGCGGCGCATTGATTGTCAGTGCGCTGCTGTTTTTTATGGATGCCTTTACCGGCGCTCCCAACACGGTTTGGTGGAAGGAGTCCAGGCTGGTGCCGGAATTCGGAGTTGTGATCCAGTGGTTCTTCCACTACCTGGAAAACACCTCAAGCTTTGTACCCAAATTATAA
- the dedD gene encoding cell division protein DedD: MSSQFQNRLVGTIVLVALGVIFLPDLLDGKKDKVQEEFAEIPLRPESRVVNAPEESFAVEELAPLDLGDSRKATEQADNSAAQDESLTQAQADEDKPQTAAAQIATKPDSRTETKTAAKTEAKADSKPPASAAETKPAPKPVVKAEPKSEPKSAQQAAWTLQLGAFSNAANVDALVKKLRKAGFKAYTLPAKPVDGSLTKVFVGPDVSQAKVERLKVEVKALTKLDGKVLSYNPLEQ; this comes from the coding sequence TTGTCCAGTCAGTTTCAGAATCGCTTGGTCGGCACCATAGTGCTGGTAGCTCTGGGGGTTATCTTCCTGCCAGACCTGCTTGATGGCAAAAAAGATAAGGTGCAGGAGGAGTTTGCCGAAATTCCGCTGCGGCCAGAATCCCGGGTGGTGAATGCACCGGAAGAGAGCTTCGCCGTTGAGGAGCTGGCGCCACTGGATTTGGGCGACAGTCGCAAAGCTACCGAGCAGGCTGACAACAGCGCAGCGCAGGATGAGAGCCTGACACAGGCGCAGGCGGATGAGGACAAGCCTCAGACAGCTGCAGCTCAGATTGCCACCAAGCCCGACAGTCGCACCGAGACAAAAACAGCAGCCAAAACCGAGGCTAAAGCAGACAGCAAGCCGCCGGCTAGTGCGGCTGAAACCAAGCCAGCGCCCAAGCCTGTGGTGAAAGCCGAGCCAAAGTCCGAGCCCAAGTCTGCGCAGCAAGCCGCCTGGACCTTGCAGCTCGGCGCTTTCAGCAATGCCGCCAACGTGGATGCCTTGGTGAAAAAACTGCGCAAAGCCGGATTCAAGGCCTATACGCTGCCTGCCAAGCCCGTGGATGGCAGCCTGACCAAGGTGTTTGTGGGGCCGGATGTGTCCCAGGCCAAGGTCGAGCGTCTTAAAGTTGAAGTCAAAGCCCTGACCAAGCTCGACGGCAAGGTCCTGTCTTACAATCCGCTTGAGCAGTAG